ATCCGCTGGGTATCATTGGGATGAATGCGCTGTGCCCACTGCAAATCGCAGTGCGATAGCTCTTCATAAAGGGCTTTCAGGCCTTTTTGCTGTAATTCACTATGTAATTGTTTTTTTACTGCCTGATCAATTCTAGGGAGTTCGGCTAACCCATAAAAAAACGCATGAAAGTATAATCCGGTACCACCTACAAAAAGCGGGATTTTACCATGAGATTGTATTATCTCTATTGCATGTTCAGCTTCCCTGCAAAAATCTCCTGCAGTAAACCAGTAATCCGGATTAACAATATCTATGCAATAATGTGTTATCAAAGATCTTTGGTAGGGGGAAACTTTCCCTGTACCAATATCCATATATCTATAAACTTGTGCTGAATCAACAGATACTATCTCAAATATATCCTGTGCTATTTCAAGCGATAGATTTGTTTTTCCTGAAGCTGTTGGGCCAACAAGAACAACAGTTTTATTATGCACATTGCTTATCCCAAAACGTTAAAACCTGTATGCACTATCATCAATACATTAAGCATGATGTAGTATCAAAATTGGCTAACACTATTGCTGTTCTTTAGTGTCTTCCTTAAATTCATATTTGATTGTGTTATTAAGCATCAAATTTAATATGTTTGGAACAACCTTCCAGTTTTTATCACTTTCTGGATAGCCTTCAATATTGCCCAACTTATCAACCACTTTCATTGCTGCACATGAAAAAATATATCGGTTGTTGTCAAATGCAATCAATTTATCTAATGGTATAATCATGTACATCCTCCATTAATCGTTTAACTGTAGCATCCATATATTCACGTTTAAGTATAATTGTCTTTAATATAGCGTTGAGTTCATCCAGGGCTTTTTGCAAATCATCATTAACAACTATATAATCATAATTTACATATTCCCGCAGTTCACCAATTGCATTATTTAATCTCACCGTTATTTGATGATCTGTCTCTGTTGAACGGCGCCTCAACCTTCTTTCCAGTTCTTTTATAGATGGTGGAATAATAAATACTGATATAACATTTTGTAATTTATTACGTAAGCTTCTGGCACCCTGAACATCCACATCAAAAATAGGTATTTTTGAATTTGCTTTAATTCTGTCAACCTCTTTTTTAGTTGTACCATAATAATTATCATGAACCTTGGCCCATTCCAGAAATTCACCCCTGTCCACCATCTGCATAAATTCACTATAACTTACATAATAATAATTTTTTCCTTCAGCCTCTCCTGCCCGCTTAACCCGGGTAGTAGTGGAAATTGCAAACTCAAAAATAGGATTTTGAATCAATAGCTTTTCAATTAGTGTTGTTTTTCCTGCACCTGATGGCGCTGAGATAATTACTGAAAACATGTTTATTCTTCACTTTGATTTAATCGGTTTGCGATAGTCTCCGGTTGCATTGCTGATAATATTATATGATTGCTGTCCATAATAATTATAGCACGTGTTTTACGACCATGGGTTGCATCTATCAACATATTGTTTTCTTTTGCTTCTTCGCGCAAACGTTTACCTGAAGCTGACATGGGAGTA
The genomic region above belongs to Spirochaetota bacterium and contains:
- the miaA gene encoding tRNA (adenosine(37)-N6)-dimethylallyltransferase MiaA; translated protein: MHNKTVVLVGPTASGKTNLSLEIAQDIFEIVSVDSAQVYRYMDIGTGKVSPYQRSLITHYCIDIVNPDYWFTAGDFCREAEHAIEIIQSHGKIPLFVGGTGLYFHAFFYGLAELPRIDQAVKKQLHSELQQKGLKALYEELSHCDLQWAQRIHPNDTQRILRGLEVFRATGMPLTQFLQSGHKKSNLDILMIALDVDRDVLYKRIEKRVDEMISRGFVEEVQNLRAMGYTQDFNSQKAIGYLQLHKVLIHELSLDEAIEQIKQETKHYAKRQVTWFKRYKPIWVAPDNVEKIKDIIWEWLYTK
- the gmk gene encoding guanylate kinase, whose amino-acid sequence is MFSVIISAPSGAGKTTLIEKLLIQNPIFEFAISTTTRVKRAGEAEGKNYYYVSYSEFMQMVDRGEFLEWAKVHDNYYGTTKKEVDRIKANSKIPIFDVDVQGARSLRNKLQNVISVFIIPPSIKELERRLRRRSTETDHQITVRLNNAIGELREYVNYDYIVVNDDLQKALDELNAILKTIILKREYMDATVKRLMEDVHDYTIR
- a CDS encoding DUF370 domain-containing protein, which translates into the protein MKSTTLINIGFGNAVVAERVIAVITPMSASGKRLREEAKENNMLIDATHGRKTRAIIIMDSNHIILSAMQPETIANRLNQSEE